A genome region from Bradyrhizobium commune includes the following:
- a CDS encoding sensor histidine kinase, with protein sequence MAAPGHSELAERPPGPLGRLRVRLVGVLRAVPIRWRILSIAALNSAVVIVLAALIWNGAQVLGSAWDDVRQVRESDRILALLESETGRLQNLIHRYINQPSPDLFAEILLLREAVLGTLTDRAAKDPMLAGSVEELERTTDRFLNGFGELRSVQATIAKTYEEQVQGPAKDMAGLYSIIEGATGHRDALIWPSLGKSREAFTAMLVAANSYYLSLSSGAADDARRNTETIETTIPVMLDLADNDLQRMALQKLATRTMALREGFAKLSEQLMSRTELLRNTIDASQAEAIGAIDDLSTKMRQREQKAQETFDRTLADISRRVLSIAVIFLGIILTVGVLIALSIRLPLQQIMTAMRAITLGDLDREVQGTRARDEVGAMARAVEVFRENAIAKRQTEDELRASKEKAESALLELNTAQQNLIDAERLAALGGLVAGVAHEVNNPIGISLTVASSFARRSEIFEAQLKGDGGLRRSQLEEFVQASRDASQQLVGNLTRAGELIQSFKQVAVDRSHAERRQFSLSEATDQIIASLRPVLKRSPITLQVDVPEGLLLDGYPGSYGQILTNLFLNAANHAFADGRAGTITISARPRGAEDIEIIFADDGAGMTPDVQRQAFDPFFTTRRNEGGTGLGLHIVYNLVTQQLGGRMMLESKLGQGTIFRIIMPRVAKGGAPSAESDGTSQWPNRTMSST encoded by the coding sequence TTGGCAGCGCCCGGACACAGCGAGCTCGCGGAGCGGCCCCCCGGCCCGCTCGGGCGGCTGCGTGTGCGACTGGTCGGCGTGCTCCGCGCAGTGCCGATCCGCTGGCGCATCCTGTCGATCGCGGCGCTGAACTCCGCCGTCGTGATCGTGCTGGCCGCGCTGATCTGGAACGGCGCGCAGGTGCTGGGCTCGGCCTGGGACGACGTGCGCCAGGTGCGAGAATCCGACCGGATCCTGGCGCTGCTCGAAAGCGAGACCGGGCGCTTACAGAACCTGATCCACCGCTACATCAACCAGCCGAGCCCGGACCTGTTCGCCGAGATCCTGCTGCTGCGCGAGGCCGTGCTCGGCACGCTGACCGACCGCGCCGCCAAGGACCCGATGCTGGCGGGCTCGGTCGAGGAGCTGGAGCGCACCACCGACCGTTTCCTCAACGGCTTTGGCGAGCTGCGCAGCGTGCAGGCGACCATCGCCAAGACCTATGAGGAGCAGGTGCAGGGCCCGGCCAAGGACATGGCGGGGCTCTATTCCATCATCGAGGGCGCCACCGGCCATCGCGACGCGCTGATCTGGCCCTCGCTCGGCAAGTCGCGCGAGGCCTTCACGGCGATGCTGGTGGCGGCGAACTCCTATTACCTGTCGCTGTCATCAGGTGCGGCCGACGACGCCCGCCGCAACACCGAGACGATCGAGACCACCATTCCGGTGATGCTCGACCTCGCCGACAACGACCTCCAGCGCATGGCGCTGCAAAAGCTCGCGACCCGCACCATGGCGCTGCGCGAGGGCTTTGCAAAACTCTCCGAGCAGCTGATGAGCCGCACTGAGCTCCTGCGCAACACCATCGATGCCAGCCAGGCCGAGGCGATCGGCGCCATCGACGACCTCTCGACCAAGATGCGCCAGCGCGAGCAGAAGGCGCAGGAGACCTTTGACCGCACGCTGGCCGACATCTCCCGCCGCGTGCTCTCCATTGCCGTGATCTTCCTCGGCATCATCCTGACCGTCGGCGTGCTGATCGCGCTGTCGATCCGGCTGCCGCTGCAGCAGATCATGACGGCGATGCGCGCGATCACGCTCGGCGACCTCGACCGCGAGGTGCAAGGCACGCGCGCCCGCGACGAGGTCGGGGCCATGGCGCGCGCGGTCGAAGTGTTCCGCGAGAATGCCATAGCCAAGCGCCAGACCGAGGATGAGCTGCGCGCATCGAAGGAAAAGGCCGAGAGCGCGCTGCTCGAGCTCAACACCGCGCAGCAGAATCTGATCGATGCCGAGCGGCTCGCAGCCCTCGGCGGCCTCGTCGCCGGCGTCGCCCATGAGGTCAACAACCCGATCGGCATCAGCCTGACGGTCGCCTCCAGCTTTGCCCGGCGCAGCGAGATTTTCGAGGCTCAGCTCAAGGGCGACGGCGGCCTGCGCCGCTCGCAGCTGGAAGAGTTCGTGCAGGCCTCGCGCGACGCCTCGCAGCAGCTGGTCGGCAACCTCACCCGCGCCGGCGAGCTGATCCAGTCGTTCAAGCAGGTCGCGGTCGACCGCTCGCATGCCGAGCGGCGGCAGTTCTCATTGAGCGAAGCAACCGACCAGATCATCGCGAGCCTGCGCCCCGTCTTGAAGCGCTCGCCGATCACGCTCCAGGTCGACGTGCCCGAAGGGCTGCTGCTCGACGGCTATCCCGGCTCCTACGGCCAGATCCTGACCAATTTGTTCCTCAACGCCGCCAATCACGCCTTCGCCGACGGCCGCGCCGGCACCATCACGATCTCGGCGCGGCCGCGCGGGGCCGAGGACATCGAGATCATCTTCGCCGATGACGGGGCCGGCATGACCCCGGACGTGCAGCGCCAGGCCTTTGACCCATTCTTTACCACGAGGCGCAACGAAGGCGGCACGGGACTCGGGCTTCATATCGTCTATAACCTCGTGACCCAGCAGCTCGGCGGCCGGATGATGCTGGAATCCAAGCTGGGACAAGGCACTATCTTTCGGATTATCATGCCGCGGGTCGCCAAGGGCGGCGCGCCAAGCGCAGAAAGTGACGGGACTTCGCAATGGCCGAACAGGACGATGTCCTCCACCTGA
- a CDS encoding ATP-binding response regulator: MAEQDDVLHLIDDTGTASEDTDTRKWKIAVIDDDPAVHDGTRFALSDYNLNGQGLEILSAHSAAEGRKLMAAHRDIAAVLLDVIMETDVAGLELVEYIRNELRNETVRIILRTGQPGQAPERRVIVQYDINDYKAKTELTADKLFTSLTAALRSYQQLERMVQTRRGLEIIIDAASTLYDFKSMQRLAEGVLTQLASLLNVDCAGILVLRDNGGVDPELSVLAGSGCYSRFIGTTSSKALDPDLRQLVEDAFQRRKNEFADHRSVIYLRTGSGREVVVLLQAERELSETDRSLVEIFSSRLSIAFDNVILYQQLQDANTQLEDRVAQRTRALMQANRRLSAQWLRLQRANGFKNEILGTVAHDLKNPLGVILGRTEMLKELISTGASASGVVSQVDHIRDATKRLTTMVDHLISDAMADAFDITIRREPVDVAALVKEVADANQPLAVNKQQTISVAAPANIVTMCDTDRIREAIDNLISNAIKYSPIGGKIVVAVTHEGNDTIVRVSDEGAGLSPEDLGRLFGRFQRLSAKPTAGESSTGLGLSIVKRIIDMHGGEVTADSDGPGKGSTFTITLPATEMP; the protein is encoded by the coding sequence ATGGCCGAACAGGACGATGTCCTCCACCTGATCGACGATACCGGTACCGCGTCGGAGGATACGGACACAAGGAAGTGGAAGATCGCCGTCATCGACGACGATCCGGCCGTGCACGACGGCACCCGCTTCGCGCTGTCCGACTACAATCTCAACGGCCAGGGCCTCGAGATCCTCTCGGCCCATTCCGCGGCGGAAGGCCGCAAGCTGATGGCCGCGCACCGCGACATCGCCGCGGTGCTGCTCGACGTCATCATGGAGACCGACGTCGCCGGCCTCGAGCTGGTCGAATACATCCGCAACGAGCTGCGCAACGAGACCGTGCGCATCATCCTGCGCACGGGACAGCCCGGCCAGGCGCCGGAGCGGCGCGTGATCGTGCAGTACGACATCAACGACTACAAGGCCAAGACCGAGCTCACGGCCGACAAGCTGTTCACCTCGCTGACCGCGGCGCTGCGCTCCTACCAGCAGCTCGAGCGCATGGTGCAGACGCGGCGCGGGCTCGAGATCATCATCGATGCCGCGTCCACGCTGTACGACTTCAAGTCGATGCAGCGGCTCGCCGAGGGCGTGCTGACCCAGCTCGCCTCGCTGCTCAATGTCGACTGCGCCGGCATATTGGTGCTGCGCGACAATGGCGGCGTCGATCCCGAGCTGTCGGTGCTGGCGGGCAGCGGCTGCTACAGCCGCTTCATCGGCACGACCTCGTCGAAGGCGCTCGACCCTGACCTGCGCCAGCTGGTCGAGGACGCCTTCCAGCGCCGCAAGAACGAATTCGCCGACCATCGCAGCGTGATCTATCTGCGGACCGGAAGCGGCCGCGAGGTGGTGGTGCTGCTCCAGGCCGAGCGCGAGCTGTCCGAGACCGACCGCTCGCTGGTCGAGATCTTCTCCTCCAGGCTCTCGATCGCCTTCGACAACGTCATCCTCTATCAGCAGCTCCAGGACGCCAACACCCAGCTCGAGGACCGCGTCGCCCAGCGCACCCGCGCGCTGATGCAGGCCAATCGCCGCCTCTCGGCGCAATGGCTGCGGCTGCAACGCGCCAACGGCTTCAAGAACGAGATTCTGGGCACCGTCGCGCACGATCTGAAGAACCCGCTCGGCGTCATCCTCGGCCGCACCGAGATGCTGAAGGAGCTGATCTCGACCGGCGCCTCGGCCAGCGGCGTGGTCTCCCAGGTCGATCACATCCGCGACGCCACCAAGCGCCTGACCACGATGGTCGACCATCTGATCTCGGATGCGATGGCGGACGCCTTCGACATCACCATCCGCCGTGAGCCGGTTGATGTCGCAGCTTTGGTGAAAGAGGTCGCCGACGCCAACCAGCCGCTCGCCGTCAACAAGCAGCAGACGATCAGCGTCGCCGCGCCGGCCAACATCGTCACCATGTGCGACACCGACCGCATCCGCGAGGCGATCGACAACCTCATCAGCAACGCCATCAAATACTCGCCGATCGGCGGCAAGATCGTCGTCGCGGTGACCCATGAGGGCAACGACACCATCGTCCGCGTCAGCGACGAGGGCGCCGGCCTGTCGCCGGAGGATCTCGGCCGTCTGTTCGGCCGGTTCCAGCGGCTGTCCGCCAAGCCGACCGCGGGCGAGAGCTCGACGGGGCTTGGGCTTTCCATCGTCAAGCGTATTATCGACATGCATGGCGGCGAGGTGACCGCCGACAGCGACGGCCCCGGCAAGGGCTCGACCTTCACCATCACGCTGCCCGCGACTGAAATGCCATGA
- a CDS encoding response regulator: MTQSQHIMIVDDEAPAREMVGDYLKMHGFTVTLCDGGKSLRAAIDGSMPDLVVLDLNMPEEDGLSIIRDLKSRINVPVIMLTATASPIDRVVGLELGADDYVAKPCELRELMARIRSVLRRSAPVKAAAAEAAPAKSDKDQLVRFGTKWLDLEAQALRDDEGNEHPLTASEFGLLKVFAANPKRVLSRERLLELANARDAEAFDRAVDLRIMRIRRKIEPDPTKPAVIRTIRGGGYLFSPAGEKA; this comes from the coding sequence ATGACACAAAGCCAGCACATCATGATCGTCGACGACGAGGCCCCGGCCCGGGAGATGGTCGGCGATTACCTCAAGATGCACGGCTTCACCGTGACGCTGTGCGACGGCGGCAAGTCGCTGCGCGCCGCGATCGACGGCAGCATGCCCGATCTCGTCGTGCTCGACCTCAACATGCCCGAGGAAGACGGCCTCTCGATCATCCGCGACCTCAAGAGCCGCATCAACGTGCCGGTGATCATGCTGACCGCGACCGCGAGCCCGATCGACCGCGTGGTCGGTCTCGAGCTCGGCGCCGACGATTACGTGGCAAAGCCCTGCGAGCTGCGCGAGCTGATGGCGCGAATCCGCTCGGTGCTGCGGCGGAGCGCGCCGGTGAAGGCCGCCGCGGCTGAAGCGGCGCCCGCAAAGTCGGACAAGGACCAGCTGGTGCGGTTTGGTACCAAATGGCTCGATCTCGAAGCCCAGGCCTTGCGCGACGACGAGGGCAACGAGCATCCTTTGACCGCATCCGAGTTCGGGCTGCTCAAAGTGTTCGCGGCCAATCCGAAGCGCGTGCTGTCGCGCGAGCGCCTGCTGGAATTGGCCAATGCGCGCGACGCCGAAGCGTTCGACCGCGCCGTCGATCTGCGCATCATGCGCATCCGCCGCAAGATCGAGCCCGATCCGACAAAACCCGCCGTGATCCGCACCATCCGCGGCGGCGGCTATCTGTTTTCGCCGGCGGGCGAGAAGGCGTAA
- a CDS encoding sigma-70 family RNA polymerase sigma factor, whose translation MPNVIAINAQASQSIIAAQATSDDMLLESIADGNRTAMHILYCRHNVRVYRFILRIVRDATTAEDLVSQVFLDVWRTAGQFQGRSQVSTWLLSIARFKALTAMRQRRFEDIDQEDVRQIPDDCDTPETSLDRSDTSAILRACVAKLSPAHREIINLVYYHEKSVEEVGQIIGIPQSTVKTRMFYARKQLADLLKGAGVDRFAA comes from the coding sequence ATGCCGAACGTCATCGCCATCAACGCCCAAGCCAGCCAGAGCATCATCGCCGCTCAGGCGACCTCGGACGACATGCTTCTTGAAAGCATTGCCGACGGCAACCGGACGGCCATGCACATCCTTTATTGCCGTCACAATGTGCGGGTGTACCGCTTCATCCTGCGCATCGTGCGCGACGCCACCACCGCCGAAGACCTGGTCAGCCAGGTGTTTTTGGACGTGTGGCGGACCGCCGGCCAGTTCCAGGGCCGCTCGCAGGTTTCGACCTGGCTGCTGTCGATCGCCCGCTTCAAGGCGCTGACCGCGATGCGCCAGCGTCGCTTCGAGGACATCGACCAGGAAGACGTGCGCCAGATCCCGGACGATTGCGACACGCCGGAGACCTCGCTCGACCGCAGCGACACCAGCGCCATCCTGCGCGCCTGCGTGGCAAAACTGTCACCCGCACATCGCGAGATCATCAACCTCGTCTACTACCATGAGAAGTCGGTGGAGGAGGTCGGGCAGATCATCGGCATCCCCCAGAGCACGGTGAAGACCCGGATGTTCTACGCCCGCAAGCAGCTGGCCGATTTGCTTAAGGGTGCCGGCGTCGATCGCTTCGCCGCGTAA
- a CDS encoding cytochrome c biogenesis CcdA family protein — MLELLFAVLAGVLTIAAPCTLPMLPILLGASIGRSSQLRPAMIALGFVISFSAAALLLGALTKLFDFDPNVLREAAAILLLGFGLLMLWPAPFEWLSIRLNGWLNLGAASDVQREGPLGGLVLGTTLGLVWTPCAGPVLGSILTLVATSKNLAWASVLLVAYAIGAAIPMLAIAYGGQAATTRVRSLARISPRLQQGFGIVVIAFAVAAYFQYDTLIVAWLTGFYPTGQIGL; from the coding sequence ATGCTCGAGCTTCTCTTCGCCGTCCTGGCCGGCGTCCTCACCATCGCGGCGCCCTGCACGCTGCCGATGCTGCCGATCCTGCTCGGCGCCTCGATCGGGCGCTCTTCGCAGCTGCGGCCGGCAATGATCGCGCTCGGCTTCGTGATCTCGTTCTCGGCGGCCGCGCTGCTGCTCGGCGCGCTGACAAAACTGTTCGATTTCGACCCGAACGTGCTGCGCGAGGCGGCGGCGATCCTGCTGCTCGGCTTTGGCCTGCTGATGCTGTGGCCGGCGCCGTTCGAATGGCTGTCGATCCGGCTCAATGGCTGGCTCAATCTGGGTGCTGCGAGCGACGTACAGCGCGAGGGCCCGCTCGGCGGTCTCGTGCTCGGCACCACGCTCGGCCTGGTCTGGACGCCCTGCGCCGGCCCCGTGCTCGGCTCGATCCTGACGCTGGTGGCGACGTCGAAGAACCTGGCCTGGGCGAGCGTCCTGCTGGTCGCCTACGCGATCGGCGCCGCGATCCCGATGCTGGCGATCGCCTATGGCGGACAGGCCGCGACCACGCGCGTGCGCAGCCTCGCCCGCATCTCGCCGCGGCTCCAGCAGGGCTTCGGCATCGTTGTGATCGCCTTCGCGGTGGCCGCCTATTTCCAATACGACACGCTGATCGTGGCGTGGCTCACCGGCTTCTACCCCACCGGCCAGATCGGCCTGTGA
- a CDS encoding thioredoxin family protein codes for MTPKLLAVSAALIGMAVTGAVIPGICGEAAAPVKVAAATQGAAPDFAGISNWFNSKPLSIADLRGKVVLVDFWTYGCVNCVNTLPHVTQLYAKYRDKGLVVVGVHTPEFPFERSASNVQAALKRHGITYPVAQDNDSRTWDAYRNQYWPAQYIIDQNGKIVFQHEGEGRYDEIDRTVGRLLNASS; via the coding sequence ATGACACCCAAACTGCTCGCTGTATCCGCGGCCCTGATCGGCATGGCCGTGACCGGCGCCGTGATTCCCGGCATCTGCGGCGAGGCCGCCGCGCCGGTCAAGGTCGCGGCCGCGACGCAAGGCGCCGCGCCCGATTTCGCCGGCATCAGCAACTGGTTCAACTCGAAGCCGCTGAGCATTGCGGACCTGCGCGGCAAGGTCGTGCTGGTCGACTTCTGGACCTATGGCTGCGTCAACTGCGTCAACACGCTGCCGCATGTCACCCAGCTCTACGCCAAGTACAGGGACAAGGGCCTGGTCGTGGTCGGCGTGCACACGCCGGAATTCCCGTTCGAGCGCTCGGCCTCCAACGTGCAGGCCGCGCTGAAACGCCACGGCATCACCTATCCGGTGGCGCAGGACAATGATTCCAGGACCTGGGACGCCTACCGCAACCAGTATTGGCCGGCGCAATACATCATCGACCAGAACGGCAAGATCGTGTTCCAGCACGAAGGCGAAGGCCGCTACGACGAGATCGACCGCACCGTCGGCCGGCTCTTGAACGCCAGCAGCTGA
- a CDS encoding L,D-transpeptidase: MTDFRRLTGAFVAAIGLILSAPHAFAQQPDRGDEPGLVADDSYELDPEWQKQVVYYRTTEAPGTIIISTTERHLYLVQPGGRAIRYGIGVGRDGFQWQGLVNITNKKEWPDWTPPPEMIQRQPYLPRFMAGGPGNPLGARAMYLGTTVYRIHGTNRPDTIGTKVSSGCFRLVNNDVADLYDRVPVGTKVVIRQKPEL, translated from the coding sequence ATGACGGATTTTCGTCGCCTGACCGGGGCGTTTGTGGCTGCGATCGGGCTGATCCTGTCCGCGCCGCACGCCTTCGCCCAGCAGCCCGATCGCGGCGACGAGCCTGGTCTGGTCGCCGATGACAGCTACGAGCTCGATCCGGAATGGCAGAAGCAGGTCGTGTACTACCGCACGACTGAAGCGCCGGGCACCATCATCATCTCGACCACAGAACGGCATCTCTATCTGGTGCAGCCCGGCGGGCGCGCGATCCGCTACGGCATCGGCGTCGGGCGCGACGGCTTTCAGTGGCAGGGACTGGTGAACATCACCAACAAGAAGGAATGGCCGGATTGGACGCCGCCGCCGGAGATGATCCAGCGCCAGCCTTATCTGCCGCGCTTCATGGCCGGCGGTCCCGGCAACCCGCTCGGCGCGCGCGCCATGTATCTCGGCACCACGGTCTACCGCATCCACGGCACCAACCGGCCCGACACGATCGGCACCAAGGTCTCTTCCGGCTGCTTCCGTCTCGTCAACAATGACGTCGCCGATCTCTACGATCGCGTCCCGGTCGGGACCAAGGTCGTCATTCGGCAGAAGCCGGAGCTCTAA
- a CDS encoding amino acid ABC transporter substrate-binding protein, with the protein MRTFRGGLLIGLAVAVLVAALAITYEFYDTRTLKRTVRRGEVLCGVNKGLPGFSIPDDKGNWSGFDVDFCRAVAAAIFDDPSKARFVPLDASERFKELQSRKVDILSRNSTWSMSRELDYDLYFPAVAYYDGEGFMVPRSRNKETSLDLADSKVCVQSGTTTLLNLADYFRANNMKYELVKFDKLEDVVKAYDTGKCDTLTADVSQLYALRLNMSKPGDHMILPDVISKEPLAPVVRQRDDDWMMIVKWTLYAMINAEELGVTSENIDEALKSKKPEVMRLVGTEGNYGEQLGLTKDWAVRIIRRVGNYGEMYERNIGEKSQLKIPRGMNQLWNAGGVQYAPPMR; encoded by the coding sequence ATGCGCACATTTCGAGGCGGCCTGCTGATCGGGCTCGCGGTCGCCGTGCTGGTCGCCGCCTTGGCCATCACTTACGAGTTCTACGACACCCGCACGCTGAAGCGCACCGTGCGCCGCGGCGAGGTGCTCTGCGGCGTCAACAAGGGCCTGCCGGGCTTTTCGATCCCCGACGACAAGGGCAACTGGAGCGGTTTCGACGTCGATTTCTGCCGCGCTGTGGCGGCCGCGATCTTCGACGACCCGAGCAAGGCGCGCTTCGTGCCGCTCGACGCCAGCGAACGCTTCAAGGAATTGCAGAGCCGCAAGGTCGACATCCTCTCGCGCAACTCGACCTGGAGCATGTCGCGTGAGCTCGACTACGACCTCTATTTCCCTGCTGTCGCCTATTACGACGGCGAAGGCTTCATGGTGCCGCGCTCCCGCAACAAGGAGACGTCGCTGGACCTCGCCGACAGCAAGGTCTGCGTGCAGTCCGGCACCACCACGCTGCTCAACCTCGCCGACTACTTCCGTGCCAACAACATGAAGTATGAGCTGGTGAAGTTCGACAAGCTGGAAGACGTGGTGAAGGCTTACGACACCGGCAAGTGCGACACGCTGACCGCCGACGTCTCCCAGCTCTATGCGCTGCGGCTGAACATGTCGAAGCCCGGCGATCACATGATCCTGCCCGACGTGATCTCCAAGGAGCCGCTCGCCCCGGTCGTGCGCCAGCGCGACGACGACTGGATGATGATCGTGAAGTGGACGCTCTACGCCATGATCAACGCCGAAGAGCTCGGCGTCACCTCGGAGAACATCGACGAGGCGCTGAAATCGAAGAAGCCGGAAGTGATGCGGCTGGTCGGCACCGAAGGCAATTACGGCGAGCAGCTCGGCCTGACCAAGGACTGGGCCGTGCGCATCATCCGCCGCGTCGGCAATTACGGCGAGATGTACGAGCGCAATATCGGCGAGAAGTCGCAGCTGAAGATCCCGCGCGGCATGAACCAGCTGTGGAATGCGGGCGGCGTGCAGTACGCGCCGCCGATGCGGTAG
- a CDS encoding acyl-CoA dehydrogenase family protein, which yields MALVLTEEQSMLRDSARGLISDKAPVSHLRSLRDAKDPTGFSKEFWHSFAEMGFAGLLVPEEFGGSGLGFMEAGVVMEEIGRTLMPSPFLATSVIAASALNRGGNAAQKSEYLPKISNGSLLATLAIDEGAKHRPLQISLQAVRAGNGFKLSGAKALVVDGHVADLFIVAARTAGSAGERDGLTLFLVNPKAKGVAIERTIMVDAHNAARIELANVEVNADNVLGEVDQGATLLDGVLDIGRGAVASEMVGLSEEVFNRTVEYLKNRKQFGKLIGEFQALQHRAAELYVDIEITRAATMKALQALDADVAKATSAVAVAKARAGTTATRAVQEGVQMHGGMGMTDQFDIGFFMKRARVCEELFGDANYHTAQLAKARGY from the coding sequence ATGGCCCTCGTCCTCACCGAAGAACAATCGATGCTCCGCGACTCAGCGCGCGGGCTGATCAGCGACAAGGCGCCGGTGTCGCACCTGCGATCCTTGCGCGACGCCAAGGATCCCACCGGCTTCTCCAAGGAGTTTTGGCACTCCTTCGCCGAGATGGGTTTTGCCGGCCTGCTGGTGCCGGAAGAATTCGGCGGCAGCGGTCTCGGCTTCATGGAGGCCGGCGTGGTGATGGAGGAGATCGGCCGCACCTTGATGCCGTCGCCGTTCCTCGCCACCAGCGTAATCGCGGCCTCGGCCCTGAACCGCGGCGGCAATGCCGCGCAGAAGTCGGAATATTTGCCAAAAATCTCCAACGGCTCGCTGCTTGCGACACTCGCGATCGACGAGGGCGCAAAGCACCGCCCGCTCCAGATCAGCCTCCAGGCCGTGCGCGCCGGCAACGGCTTCAAGCTTTCCGGCGCCAAGGCGCTTGTCGTTGACGGCCATGTCGCCGATCTCTTCATCGTCGCCGCGCGTACCGCGGGCTCCGCCGGCGAGCGCGACGGGCTGACGCTGTTCCTGGTCAATCCCAAGGCGAAGGGCGTTGCGATCGAGCGCACCATCATGGTCGACGCGCACAATGCTGCGCGGATCGAGCTTGCCAATGTCGAGGTCAATGCCGACAATGTGCTTGGCGAGGTTGATCAGGGGGCTACGCTGCTTGACGGCGTGCTCGACATTGGCCGCGGCGCGGTCGCCTCAGAGATGGTCGGCCTAAGCGAAGAGGTCTTCAACCGCACCGTCGAGTATCTCAAGAACAGAAAGCAGTTCGGCAAGCTGATCGGCGAATTCCAGGCGCTTCAGCACCGTGCCGCCGAGCTCTATGTCGACATCGAGATCACCCGGGCCGCCACCATGAAGGCGCTCCAGGCGCTGGACGCCGACGTCGCCAAGGCCACCTCGGCCGTCGCAGTGGCAAAAGCGCGCGCCGGCACCACCGCCACCCGCGCGGTGCAGGAGGGCGTGCAGATGCATGGCGGCATGGGCATGACCGACCAGTTCGACATCGGCTTCTTCATGAAGCGCGCACGGGTGTGCGAGGAGCTGTTTGGTGATGCGAACTACCACACCGCGCAGCTCGCGAAGGCGCGGGGGTATTGA
- a CDS encoding acyl-CoA dehydrogenase family protein, whose translation MSESENADLEQFRSETRAWLEANCPPEMRKPATSDTDVFWGGRNAKFASEPQRIWFERMRDKGWTVPDWPKEYGGGGLSAAEHKVLRSEMAKMGARPPLSSFGIWMLGPALLKYGNEAQKKEHLPKIAAGLIRWCQGYSEPNAGSDLASLQTRAESDGNDFVITGSKIWTSYANYADWIFCLVRTDPTAKKHDGISFILFDMTSKGVTTKPILLISGYSPFCETFFDGVRVPKSHVVGTVNRGWDVAKYLLQHERAMISGMGERGVGRPLGQIAADSVGTDAQGKLDDAMLRGQIATFDVDEAALAACAERAVDLAKAGQAHPAFSSAMKYYGTELNKRRYEILMSAGGVDALEWESERSRQGARPRAWLRTKANSIEGGTSEVMLGIVAKRILDLPGA comes from the coding sequence ATGAGCGAATCCGAAAACGCCGATCTCGAACAATTCCGCAGCGAAACGCGCGCCTGGCTCGAGGCCAACTGCCCGCCGGAAATGCGCAAGCCCGCGACCTCGGATACCGACGTGTTCTGGGGCGGACGTAACGCAAAGTTCGCGTCCGAACCGCAGCGCATCTGGTTCGAGCGCATGCGCGACAAGGGCTGGACCGTGCCGGACTGGCCGAAGGAGTATGGCGGCGGGGGCCTCAGCGCCGCCGAGCACAAGGTGCTGCGGAGCGAGATGGCCAAGATGGGCGCGCGCCCGCCGCTGTCGAGCTTCGGCATCTGGATGCTCGGGCCGGCGCTTCTCAAGTACGGCAACGAAGCGCAGAAGAAGGAGCATCTGCCAAAAATCGCGGCGGGCCTGATCCGCTGGTGCCAGGGCTATTCCGAGCCGAACGCCGGCTCCGACCTCGCCTCGCTCCAGACCCGCGCCGAGAGCGACGGCAACGATTTCGTCATCACGGGATCGAAGATCTGGACGTCTTATGCCAATTATGCCGACTGGATCTTCTGCCTGGTCCGCACCGATCCCACAGCGAAGAAGCACGACGGCATCAGCTTCATCCTGTTCGACATGACCTCGAAGGGCGTGACCACCAAGCCGATCCTGCTGATCTCCGGCTATTCGCCGTTCTGCGAGACTTTCTTCGACGGGGTCCGCGTGCCGAAATCGCACGTGGTCGGCACCGTCAACCGCGGCTGGGACGTCGCGAAATATCTGCTCCAGCACGAGCGCGCGATGATATCAGGCATGGGCGAGCGCGGCGTCGGCCGTCCGCTCGGCCAGATCGCGGCCGATTCGGTCGGCACCGATGCGCAAGGCAAGCTCGACGATGCGATGCTGCGCGGCCAGATCGCGACCTTTGATGTCGACGAGGCCGCGCTTGCGGCCTGCGCCGAGCGTGCCGTCGATCTCGCCAAGGCCGGGCAGGCACATCCGGCGTTCTCGTCAGCGATGAAATATTACGGCACCGAGCTCAACAAGCGCCGCTACGAGATCCTGATGTCGGCCGGCGGTGTCGACGCGCTGGAATGGGAGAGCGAACGCTCCAGGCAGGGTGCGCGTCCGCGCGCCTGGCTGCGCACCAAGGCCAACTCGATCGAGGGCGGCACCAGCGAGGTGATGCTCGGCATTGTCGCCAAGCGCATCCTGGATTTGCCGGGGGCGTGA